The following coding sequences are from one Gossypium hirsutum isolate 1008001.06 chromosome A12, Gossypium_hirsutum_v2.1, whole genome shotgun sequence window:
- the LOC107925507 gene encoding uncharacterized protein isoform X2 gives MGHRRWLSTEHPFRKQSREFDGTIEYGVAPIPRSGEDILREVEGVNFIYGKTRKRDREELDEGLVELDVDEGCDLFNNFEELVVEGDEANLINQDETLWKKRSIFSNLPYWRYNLLRHNLDVMHIEKNVCDNVVDTLLNLSRGGKDNIKACKDLQDMDIRSYLHPKMRNGKEYLPQACYTLASKERDIFLSIVKNLKVPDGYASNISRCVNLKEHKLSNLKSHDSHILMQDLLPICLRGVVEKKVLSVITNLSDFFKRLCAKSLDPQELDQLQIQVILTLCEIEKIFPPSFFTIMFHLIIHLPMEAKLGGPVQYWWMYPIERYLIGLKASMRNRAYPKGSIAEGNDGNIQKRYIFSSGGRLVSTMDTKILDAKSLAQANRYVLLHSDKLSPYCQEFLESERAVYGGIQISKRTEDK, from the exons ATGGGTCATCGTCGATGGTTATCAACTGAACATCCATTTCGAAAACAAAGTCGTGAATTCGATGGCACTATAGAGTATGGGGTAGCTCCTATACCACGATCCGGGGAAGATATCTTAAGGGAAGTTGAAGGTGTCAATTTCATTTATGGAAAAACTCGAAAGAGGGATAGAGAAGAACTAGATGAAGGGTTGGTAGAACTTGATGTAGACGAGGGGTGTGATTTGTTTAACAACTTTGAAGAATTGGTGGTAGAAGGAGATGAAGCAAATCTCATAAATCAAGACGAAACTTTATGGAAGAAGAGGAGCATATTTTCCAACTTGCCTTATTGGCGTTACAATCTTCTTCGACATAACTTAGATGTCATGCACATTGAGAAGAACGTATGTGACAATGTCGTTGACACCCTTCTTAATCTCTCACGTGGTGGTAAAGATAATATCAAAGCATGCAAAGACCTACAAGATATGGACATCCGAAGTTATCTTCATCCAAAAATGAGAAATGGGAAAGAGTACCTTCCGCAAGCGTGTTACACTCTTGCATCAAAGGAAAGAGATATTTTTCTTTCCATTGTGAAGAACTTGAAGGTACCCGATGGTTATGCATCAAACATATCTCGATGCGTGAATTTGAAAGAGCACAAGTTGAGCAACCTTAAAAGTCATGACAGTCACATTCTTATGCAAGATTTGCTTCCTATATGCTTAAGAGGAGTTGTAGAAAAGAAGGTGCTAAGTGTTATTACAAATCTATCAGATTTCTTCAAGAGATTATGTGCAAAAAGTCTTGATCCACAAGAACTTGATCAACTCCAAATACAAGTTATATTAACACTTTGTGAAATAGAGAAAATATTTCCTCCAAGTTTCTTCACAATCATGTTTCATTTGATTATTCATTTGCCGATGGAGGCTAAGCTTGGTGGACCTGTTCAATACTGGTGGATGTACCCGATCGAAAG GTATCTTATAGGATTGAAAGCTTCGATGCGAAATAGAGCTTATCCCAAAGGTTCCATTGCTGAAGG GAATGATGGGAATATTCAAAaacggtacattttctcttctggAGGACGTCTAGTTAGCACCATGGACACGAAGATATTGGACGCAAAAAGTCTTGCACAAGCAAACCGCTATGTTTTATTGCACAGCGATAAGTTATCACCATATTGTCA GGAATTTTTAGAGTCTGAGCGAGCTGTTTATGGTGGCATTCAAATTAGTAAACGCACAGAAGACAAATAG
- the LOC107925507 gene encoding uncharacterized protein isoform X1 translates to MGHRRWLSTEHPFRKQSREFDGTIEYGVAPIPRSGEDILREVEGVNFIYGKTRKRDREELDEGLVELDVDEGCDLFNNFEELVVEGDEANLINQDETLWKKRSIFSNLPYWRYNLLRHNLDVMHIEKNVCDNVVDTLLNLSRGGKDNIKACKDLQDMDIRSYLHPKMRNGKEYLPQACYTLASKERDIFLSIVKNLKVPDGYASNISRCVNLKEHKLSNLKSHDSHILMQDLLPICLRGVVEKKVLSVITNLSDFFKRLCAKSLDPQELDQLQIQVILTLCEIEKIFPPSFFTIMFHLIIHLPMEAKLGGPVQYWWMYPIERYLIGLKASMRNRAYPKGSIAEGYIVSKCLTFCSRYFSDAEAIFSRPPRNDGNIQKRYIFSSGGRLVSTMDTKILDAKSLAQANRYVLLHSDKLSPYCQEFLESERAVYGGIQISKRTEDK, encoded by the exons ATGGGTCATCGTCGATGGTTATCAACTGAACATCCATTTCGAAAACAAAGTCGTGAATTCGATGGCACTATAGAGTATGGGGTAGCTCCTATACCACGATCCGGGGAAGATATCTTAAGGGAAGTTGAAGGTGTCAATTTCATTTATGGAAAAACTCGAAAGAGGGATAGAGAAGAACTAGATGAAGGGTTGGTAGAACTTGATGTAGACGAGGGGTGTGATTTGTTTAACAACTTTGAAGAATTGGTGGTAGAAGGAGATGAAGCAAATCTCATAAATCAAGACGAAACTTTATGGAAGAAGAGGAGCATATTTTCCAACTTGCCTTATTGGCGTTACAATCTTCTTCGACATAACTTAGATGTCATGCACATTGAGAAGAACGTATGTGACAATGTCGTTGACACCCTTCTTAATCTCTCACGTGGTGGTAAAGATAATATCAAAGCATGCAAAGACCTACAAGATATGGACATCCGAAGTTATCTTCATCCAAAAATGAGAAATGGGAAAGAGTACCTTCCGCAAGCGTGTTACACTCTTGCATCAAAGGAAAGAGATATTTTTCTTTCCATTGTGAAGAACTTGAAGGTACCCGATGGTTATGCATCAAACATATCTCGATGCGTGAATTTGAAAGAGCACAAGTTGAGCAACCTTAAAAGTCATGACAGTCACATTCTTATGCAAGATTTGCTTCCTATATGCTTAAGAGGAGTTGTAGAAAAGAAGGTGCTAAGTGTTATTACAAATCTATCAGATTTCTTCAAGAGATTATGTGCAAAAAGTCTTGATCCACAAGAACTTGATCAACTCCAAATACAAGTTATATTAACACTTTGTGAAATAGAGAAAATATTTCCTCCAAGTTTCTTCACAATCATGTTTCATTTGATTATTCATTTGCCGATGGAGGCTAAGCTTGGTGGACCTGTTCAATACTGGTGGATGTACCCGATCGAAAG GTATCTTATAGGATTGAAAGCTTCGATGCGAAATAGAGCTTATCCCAAAGGTTCCATTGCTGAAGGGTACATAGTTTCAAAATGTCTTACATTTTGCTCCCGTTATTTTTCTGATGCTGAGGCTATATTTTCCCGTCCTCCAAGGAATGATGGGAATATTCAAAaacggtacattttctcttctggAGGACGTCTAGTTAGCACCATGGACACGAAGATATTGGACGCAAAAAGTCTTGCACAAGCAAACCGCTATGTTTTATTGCACAGCGATAAGTTATCACCATATTGTCA GGAATTTTTAGAGTCTGAGCGAGCTGTTTATGGTGGCATTCAAATTAGTAAACGCACAGAAGACAAATAG
- the LOC107931199 gene encoding uncharacterized protein isoform X4, translated as MLVIAQVAKKWELFRGLYESPVIKILHEPHIVGEHIRLHGIIKEYKHWIFHGESIERTSVQTDQTVRTSPSICTQSQDNEADLRDIITDALGINIPTLNESFDGVSSEFQNNGREDDFNEAQRTTERATTLLDDCDIPLYPGCVKFSCVSFLLQLYHFKALFGWSAKSLTCLLEFLNEAFLDGNTIPITYYEAKKKISALNLGYVKIDACPNDCMLYWGDASKKISCDVCKSSRWQSSNELDVDEQVDDNCRRPKPAKVLRYFPLIPRLKRLFQSSKTSQSMRWHKEGRTKDGILRHLADGSAWDAFDKRFPDFASDPRNVRLGLASDGFNPFRTMSTSHSTRPVLLIPYNLEPWACMKQSSMILSMVIPGEKGPGNDIDVYMQPLIKGLKQLWTGIDAFDSSASESFILRACLIWTINDFPAYANLSG; from the exons ATGCTTGTCATTGCTCAAGTTGCTAAGAAGTGGGAATTATTTCGTGGCTTGTACGAGTCTCCTGTGATAAA GATATTGCACGAACCACATATTGTAGGTGAGCATATTCGTCTTCATGGTATAATAAAAGAATACAAGCATTGGATTTTTCATGGAGAATCCATTGAAAGAACATCGGTGCAAACCGACCAAACAGTGAGAACTTCTCCATCAATTTGCACGCAATCACAAGACAACGAAGCCGATTTAAGAGATATCATAACGGATGCTCTAGGTATCAACATCCCAACTCTTAATGAGAGTTTTGATGGAGTTTCAAGTGAGTTTCAGAATAATGGTCGGGAGGATGATTTTAATGAGGCCCAAAGGACTACAGAGAGAGCAACTACTCTTTTAGATGATTGTGATATTCCGCTCTATCCTGGTTGTGTCAAGTTTTCATGCGTCTCATTCCTACTTCAGCTTTACCACTTTAAAGCACTTTTTGGATGGTCAGCAAAATCTTTGACATGTTTATTGGAGTTTTTAAATGAGGCATTTCTAGATGGAAACACAATCCCGATTACATATTATGAAGCGAAGAAAAAGATTTCTGCACTAAATCTTGGGTATGTGAAGATTGACGCCTGCCCGAATGATTGTATGTTATACTGGGGCGATGCTAGTAAAAAGATCAGTTGTGATGTCTGTAAAAGTTCAAGGTGGCAATCTTCTAATGAGTTGGATGTAGATGAACAAGTTGATGATAATTGTCGTCGTCCTAAGCCTGCCAAGGTATTGCGGTACTTTCCTTTGATTCCTAGACTTAAAAGATTATTTCAATCCTCTAAGACATCACAATCCATGAGATGGCATAAAGAAGGACGAACCAAAGATGGTATATTGAGACATCTAGCCGATGGTTCTGCTTGGGATGCGTTTGATAAGAGGTTTCCTGATTTTGCATCTGATCCTCGCAATGTTAGGCTAGGTTTGGCCAGCGACGGATTCAATCCATTCCGAACAATGAGTACAAGTCACAGTACACGGCCCGTACTTCTTATTCCTTATAATTTAGAACCTTGGGCATGCATGAAACAATCATCAATGATACTGTCAATGGTTATCCCTGGTGAAAAAGGACCTGGCAACGACATTGATGTCTACATGCAACCTTTAATTAAAGGGTTGAAGCAATTGTGGACAGGAATTGATGCTTTTGATTCATCAGCTTCTGAATCTTTCATTTTACGGGCTTGTCTTATTTGGACAATCAATGATTTCCCAGCTTACGCCAATCTTTCAGGGTAG
- the LOC107931199 gene encoding uncharacterized protein isoform X1, whose translation MGNNIETKTWFESCPSWTKWWWKSKYSQPVLKGFLHGQTDKQLFKKNVLIVTYEDVKPYIDRIVSGETSDILLTKPIIGFFLSVGTSGGQPKLMLVIAQVAKKWELFRGLYESPVIKILHEPHIVGEHIRLHGIIKEYKHWIFHGESIERTSVQTDQTVRTSPSICTQSQDNEADLRDIITDALGINIPTLNESFDGVSSEFQNNGREDDFNEAQRTTERATTLLDDCDIPLYPGCVKFSCVSFLLQLYHFKALFGWSAKSLTCLLEFLNEAFLDGNTIPITYYEAKKKISALNLGYVKIDACPNDCMLYWGDASKKISCDVCKSSRWQSSNELDVDEQVDDNCRRPKPAKVLRYFPLIPRLKRLFQSSKTSQSMRWHKEGRTKDGILRHLADGSAWDAFDKRFPDFASDPRNVRLGLASDGFNPFRTMSTSHSTRPVLLIPYNLEPWACMKQSSMILSMVIPGEKGPGNDIDVYMQPLIKGLKQLWTGIDAFDSSASESFILRACLIWTINDFPAYANLSG comes from the exons ATGG GGAATAACATTGAAACTAAAACTTGGTTCGAAAGTTGCCCTTCTTGGACCAAGTGGTGGTGGAAAA GTAAGTATAGTCAGCCAGTATTAAAGGGATTCCTCCATGGTCAAACCGACAAGCAGCTCTTTAAGAAAAATGTTCTTATAGTTACTTATGAAGATGTCAAGCCTTACATAGATAGGATTGTTAGTGGGGAGACATCAGATATCCTTTTAACAAAACCCATTATAGGATTCTTTCTAAG CGTTGGGACTTCAGGCGGGCAGCCAAAGCTGATGCTTGTCATTGCTCAAGTTGCTAAGAAGTGGGAATTATTTCGTGGCTTGTACGAGTCTCCTGTGATAAA GATATTGCACGAACCACATATTGTAGGTGAGCATATTCGTCTTCATGGTATAATAAAAGAATACAAGCATTGGATTTTTCATGGAGAATCCATTGAAAGAACATCGGTGCAAACCGACCAAACAGTGAGAACTTCTCCATCAATTTGCACGCAATCACAAGACAACGAAGCCGATTTAAGAGATATCATAACGGATGCTCTAGGTATCAACATCCCAACTCTTAATGAGAGTTTTGATGGAGTTTCAAGTGAGTTTCAGAATAATGGTCGGGAGGATGATTTTAATGAGGCCCAAAGGACTACAGAGAGAGCAACTACTCTTTTAGATGATTGTGATATTCCGCTCTATCCTGGTTGTGTCAAGTTTTCATGCGTCTCATTCCTACTTCAGCTTTACCACTTTAAAGCACTTTTTGGATGGTCAGCAAAATCTTTGACATGTTTATTGGAGTTTTTAAATGAGGCATTTCTAGATGGAAACACAATCCCGATTACATATTATGAAGCGAAGAAAAAGATTTCTGCACTAAATCTTGGGTATGTGAAGATTGACGCCTGCCCGAATGATTGTATGTTATACTGGGGCGATGCTAGTAAAAAGATCAGTTGTGATGTCTGTAAAAGTTCAAGGTGGCAATCTTCTAATGAGTTGGATGTAGATGAACAAGTTGATGATAATTGTCGTCGTCCTAAGCCTGCCAAGGTATTGCGGTACTTTCCTTTGATTCCTAGACTTAAAAGATTATTTCAATCCTCTAAGACATCACAATCCATGAGATGGCATAAAGAAGGACGAACCAAAGATGGTATATTGAGACATCTAGCCGATGGTTCTGCTTGGGATGCGTTTGATAAGAGGTTTCCTGATTTTGCATCTGATCCTCGCAATGTTAGGCTAGGTTTGGCCAGCGACGGATTCAATCCATTCCGAACAATGAGTACAAGTCACAGTACACGGCCCGTACTTCTTATTCCTTATAATTTAGAACCTTGGGCATGCATGAAACAATCATCAATGATACTGTCAATGGTTATCCCTGGTGAAAAAGGACCTGGCAACGACATTGATGTCTACATGCAACCTTTAATTAAAGGGTTGAAGCAATTGTGGACAGGAATTGATGCTTTTGATTCATCAGCTTCTGAATCTTTCATTTTACGGGCTTGTCTTATTTGGACAATCAATGATTTCCCAGCTTACGCCAATCTTTCAGGGTAG
- the LOC107931199 gene encoding uncharacterized protein isoform X2 — protein MGKYSQPVLKGFLHGQTDKQLFKKNVLIVTYEDVKPYIDRIVSGETSDILLTKPIIGFFLSVGTSGGQPKLMLVIAQVAKKWELFRGLYESPVIKILHEPHIVGEHIRLHGIIKEYKHWIFHGESIERTSVQTDQTVRTSPSICTQSQDNEADLRDIITDALGINIPTLNESFDGVSSEFQNNGREDDFNEAQRTTERATTLLDDCDIPLYPGCVKFSCVSFLLQLYHFKALFGWSAKSLTCLLEFLNEAFLDGNTIPITYYEAKKKISALNLGYVKIDACPNDCMLYWGDASKKISCDVCKSSRWQSSNELDVDEQVDDNCRRPKPAKVLRYFPLIPRLKRLFQSSKTSQSMRWHKEGRTKDGILRHLADGSAWDAFDKRFPDFASDPRNVRLGLASDGFNPFRTMSTSHSTRPVLLIPYNLEPWACMKQSSMILSMVIPGEKGPGNDIDVYMQPLIKGLKQLWTGIDAFDSSASESFILRACLIWTINDFPAYANLSG, from the exons ATGG GTAAGTATAGTCAGCCAGTATTAAAGGGATTCCTCCATGGTCAAACCGACAAGCAGCTCTTTAAGAAAAATGTTCTTATAGTTACTTATGAAGATGTCAAGCCTTACATAGATAGGATTGTTAGTGGGGAGACATCAGATATCCTTTTAACAAAACCCATTATAGGATTCTTTCTAAG CGTTGGGACTTCAGGCGGGCAGCCAAAGCTGATGCTTGTCATTGCTCAAGTTGCTAAGAAGTGGGAATTATTTCGTGGCTTGTACGAGTCTCCTGTGATAAA GATATTGCACGAACCACATATTGTAGGTGAGCATATTCGTCTTCATGGTATAATAAAAGAATACAAGCATTGGATTTTTCATGGAGAATCCATTGAAAGAACATCGGTGCAAACCGACCAAACAGTGAGAACTTCTCCATCAATTTGCACGCAATCACAAGACAACGAAGCCGATTTAAGAGATATCATAACGGATGCTCTAGGTATCAACATCCCAACTCTTAATGAGAGTTTTGATGGAGTTTCAAGTGAGTTTCAGAATAATGGTCGGGAGGATGATTTTAATGAGGCCCAAAGGACTACAGAGAGAGCAACTACTCTTTTAGATGATTGTGATATTCCGCTCTATCCTGGTTGTGTCAAGTTTTCATGCGTCTCATTCCTACTTCAGCTTTACCACTTTAAAGCACTTTTTGGATGGTCAGCAAAATCTTTGACATGTTTATTGGAGTTTTTAAATGAGGCATTTCTAGATGGAAACACAATCCCGATTACATATTATGAAGCGAAGAAAAAGATTTCTGCACTAAATCTTGGGTATGTGAAGATTGACGCCTGCCCGAATGATTGTATGTTATACTGGGGCGATGCTAGTAAAAAGATCAGTTGTGATGTCTGTAAAAGTTCAAGGTGGCAATCTTCTAATGAGTTGGATGTAGATGAACAAGTTGATGATAATTGTCGTCGTCCTAAGCCTGCCAAGGTATTGCGGTACTTTCCTTTGATTCCTAGACTTAAAAGATTATTTCAATCCTCTAAGACATCACAATCCATGAGATGGCATAAAGAAGGACGAACCAAAGATGGTATATTGAGACATCTAGCCGATGGTTCTGCTTGGGATGCGTTTGATAAGAGGTTTCCTGATTTTGCATCTGATCCTCGCAATGTTAGGCTAGGTTTGGCCAGCGACGGATTCAATCCATTCCGAACAATGAGTACAAGTCACAGTACACGGCCCGTACTTCTTATTCCTTATAATTTAGAACCTTGGGCATGCATGAAACAATCATCAATGATACTGTCAATGGTTATCCCTGGTGAAAAAGGACCTGGCAACGACATTGATGTCTACATGCAACCTTTAATTAAAGGGTTGAAGCAATTGTGGACAGGAATTGATGCTTTTGATTCATCAGCTTCTGAATCTTTCATTTTACGGGCTTGTCTTATTTGGACAATCAATGATTTCCCAGCTTACGCCAATCTTTCAGGGTAG
- the LOC107931199 gene encoding uncharacterized protein isoform X3 — MVDKSWMDAPRFSTNHLAGIERFLSFAIEKSVFNGKIYCSCYRCNNRILHEPHIVGEHIRLHGIIKEYKHWIFHGESIERTSVQTDQTVRTSPSICTQSQDNEADLRDIITDALGINIPTLNESFDGVSSEFQNNGREDDFNEAQRTTERATTLLDDCDIPLYPGCVKFSCVSFLLQLYHFKALFGWSAKSLTCLLEFLNEAFLDGNTIPITYYEAKKKISALNLGYVKIDACPNDCMLYWGDASKKISCDVCKSSRWQSSNELDVDEQVDDNCRRPKPAKVLRYFPLIPRLKRLFQSSKTSQSMRWHKEGRTKDGILRHLADGSAWDAFDKRFPDFASDPRNVRLGLASDGFNPFRTMSTSHSTRPVLLIPYNLEPWACMKQSSMILSMVIPGEKGPGNDIDVYMQPLIKGLKQLWTGIDAFDSSASESFILRACLIWTINDFPAYANLSG, encoded by the coding sequence ATGGTTGATAAAAGTTGGATGGATGCTCCAAGATTTAGCACCAATCACCTAGCTGGAATAGAAAGATTTCTATCATTTGCAATTGAAAAATCAGTTTTTAACGGAAAAATATATTGTTCGTGCTATCGTTGCAATAATAGGATATTGCACGAACCACATATTGTAGGTGAGCATATTCGTCTTCATGGTATAATAAAAGAATACAAGCATTGGATTTTTCATGGAGAATCCATTGAAAGAACATCGGTGCAAACCGACCAAACAGTGAGAACTTCTCCATCAATTTGCACGCAATCACAAGACAACGAAGCCGATTTAAGAGATATCATAACGGATGCTCTAGGTATCAACATCCCAACTCTTAATGAGAGTTTTGATGGAGTTTCAAGTGAGTTTCAGAATAATGGTCGGGAGGATGATTTTAATGAGGCCCAAAGGACTACAGAGAGAGCAACTACTCTTTTAGATGATTGTGATATTCCGCTCTATCCTGGTTGTGTCAAGTTTTCATGCGTCTCATTCCTACTTCAGCTTTACCACTTTAAAGCACTTTTTGGATGGTCAGCAAAATCTTTGACATGTTTATTGGAGTTTTTAAATGAGGCATTTCTAGATGGAAACACAATCCCGATTACATATTATGAAGCGAAGAAAAAGATTTCTGCACTAAATCTTGGGTATGTGAAGATTGACGCCTGCCCGAATGATTGTATGTTATACTGGGGCGATGCTAGTAAAAAGATCAGTTGTGATGTCTGTAAAAGTTCAAGGTGGCAATCTTCTAATGAGTTGGATGTAGATGAACAAGTTGATGATAATTGTCGTCGTCCTAAGCCTGCCAAGGTATTGCGGTACTTTCCTTTGATTCCTAGACTTAAAAGATTATTTCAATCCTCTAAGACATCACAATCCATGAGATGGCATAAAGAAGGACGAACCAAAGATGGTATATTGAGACATCTAGCCGATGGTTCTGCTTGGGATGCGTTTGATAAGAGGTTTCCTGATTTTGCATCTGATCCTCGCAATGTTAGGCTAGGTTTGGCCAGCGACGGATTCAATCCATTCCGAACAATGAGTACAAGTCACAGTACACGGCCCGTACTTCTTATTCCTTATAATTTAGAACCTTGGGCATGCATGAAACAATCATCAATGATACTGTCAATGGTTATCCCTGGTGAAAAAGGACCTGGCAACGACATTGATGTCTACATGCAACCTTTAATTAAAGGGTTGAAGCAATTGTGGACAGGAATTGATGCTTTTGATTCATCAGCTTCTGAATCTTTCATTTTACGGGCTTGTCTTATTTGGACAATCAATGATTTCCCAGCTTACGCCAATCTTTCAGGGTAG